A window of Methylomonas sp. 11b genomic DNA:
TCGACTCATGAGCAAAGCCCTATGCACCAGTATCCGTATGCCGTATGGGACTATTGGAAACAAGCTATGCAGATTGCAATTGCCGAGCCGTTGTCGCGCGTCGGCCTAGTAAGGCTGATAGGGCTTGCTGACGCCGACCGCATACCTTCCCCGCTACCGGCGGAAGTGCTGGCAGCGAAAACAGCTGTACAAAACCGCAGTGATACCGCGCGTGCGGTTGTCAATGAAATTGCCGTCATGCGCCTAGGGCTAAGTCCAACCACACCTCCTCCAACCGATTTGGGAAATCTGCCCTTATTGGTACTGACTGCCGGAAACTTGGTAGACCAGAGCTTGGTCGAGCGCGAAGCAGAGAAATCGGGTAAAAATATCGAAACTGAAAAAGCGCTCGCCAGAATTCAACAGACTGAGCAGGACGACCTAGCCCGCTTGTCCAGCAATTCACGGCATATCATTATCAAACATAGCGGACACTTCATCATGCAAGATCGGGCAGAGGAGTTTGTCAGTGCCGTGAGCGAATTTGTAAAACCCATTGCTGTGAAATTGGAAGGTGAACGCCCAACCATGCACTCCACCGAACTGCGCAATAAAGGCGCGCTGTCCAATCAATTCAAACGTTAAACTGTTGCAGAAAGGGGCTTGCTGAATGACTTTATTCCGTGGTGGCTGTCTATGTGGTGCCGTGCGCTATGAAACGACCGCTGATCCTTTGAACCAGAGGGTATGCCACTGTAGGGCTTGTCAAAAAGTTATCGGCGCTGCTTTCAATGCTCGCGTACTCATGCGCATCGAACATGTTGCGCTCTCTGGCCCAATCAGCACCTTTCACTCTTCAGAAACTCTTGAGCGCGGCTTTTGTTCGTATTGCGGTTCAAGCATTTTCTCGCGGCGTGTTTCTGCCGGAGTCATCGGCTTAACAGCCGGTAGCCTCGACGAGCCGTCACTGTTCAAACCTGACATGCACTTTTGGGTAGCTTCAAAGCAACCGTGGCTAAAAATCACGGATAACCTGCCTCAATATCCAGAAGGCCCGCCATCTTTAGGTTATAAGCCATGAGTAGTTACAGTAGTTGGCCTAACATTGCATTCGAGGCGACCTGCGCAAAAATCCGCGCAGGCACCAAAACTTCACATTATGCGCACTCAAGGAGGTGCTTATGGATGAAATGAAATTCTGGACGATCATCGACTCGGCGCACGAGCAATCTAACGGCGATATGGACGAGAAGTGCGAGTTGATTCGCACAGCGCTCTCCAATCTACCCAAAGATGATGCGAGAGCGTTTTCGGCTCATTTCCGTGCAATGATGGATCGTGCCTATTCCTGGCCATTATGGGGCGCGTCATATGTGATTAACGGTGGTTGCGGCGACGACACCTTTTCTGATTTTCGAGCTTCGCTTATTTCTCGCGGTCGCACTGCGTTTGCGCGCGCACTCGCCGATCCGGATTCATTGGCAACAGAAGACTTTGACGAAGATGCCTGGTTCTACGAGGGATATCAGTATGCCGTAACAGATGGTGTCAAGGCCGCCGTGGGTTCAGCCATCAGTCGGGAAAGTCCCCATCCCGATGAGCCATCTGGTCAAGCATGGGATGAAGACAACGTCTATGAGCTCTATCCGCAGCTCGCCGAAAAGTTCGCATAACATGGCATTTAACCGGCGTGGTCGGTTACCTCTAACTTGGGCCTCTTTAACCTACAGGAACTGATCTATGGGCGCGAAAACTTGGATGCTCGTACTGGCAAACGCCAATGCGCGTGAGGCACTCGCTGCCAAGCCTACTTTGGACTGGGAGGCAACCCAGAAACTTGCCAGTACTCTATTCCCCGGCGAAAAACTGGAACAAATCGGCGATGGTGATCTGTCCTATACCTGTCCGCCGGATGATGAGGTGCATATAGGCTGCTTTCCGGGGGTATCGGTCGTCGCGGCCAAAGAGTTTGGTATCGACTACCCATCGAAATTACCTCAGCGGTTCATCGATGCAGGTGAGAACGGAATAGCCACGCTTCACGCTATGCACAGCGTCGTTGATTGGTTTGCGTATGCGACATGGGCAAATGGAAAGCTAGTGCGCTCCCTGAGCCTCGCTCCAGACAGCGGCATCATGGAAGACATTGGGCAGCGCCTGCCTTTTGAAGAACCGTTCTGGTCAGGGAATCATCCAGCTGTTGATGACGACGAAGCGGCTGCTTATCCACTCCCGTTTCACCCCCTAGATCTTGGGGAGGCAACTTTGAAGGATCAGTTCGGCTATCAGCTTGAGGGCTATATCGATGCCTCGCTGCTTGAACCTGAGTCAGTTCCGCTCGTTCGCTATAAACGTTACCGCTCTCCGTGGTGGAAGTTCTGGTGAAAAGCCCAACCCATTATTTCGCCGGACTTGCGCAAAAAGCCGCGCAGTCCTGTGAATTCAAACGTTGGATAGTCGTGTTGTGGCATTGGTCTGATTTAGAACCCCATGCGGTTCCAGTGATTGCTGACTTTAGCAGACGTCCCATCAATACTGAGATTCTATGGTTTTCGTCAAGCTGCATTGTTGAGGCAAGCAATTTTCTGAGCGTCAAATCGGGCATCGGCTTGTTGCCAAAGCGAGAATGCGATGCGTAATAATTTTCTGGCGATAATCACTAGCGCCTGAGTTGCCGAGAACTCTCTGGCTCTTAACTCTTGGTAATAGGGTTTCCACACAGCCGTTTTGGCGGCTGCCTGGGCGCAGTTGTATAACAGCCGTCTCAGTTCACCCGGTCCCCGTTTGGATACGCGTCGGCGGCCCCGCTTTTGGCCTGAGTCACAGGCTCGGGGATCCAGCCCGACAAAGGCTACTACGGCATCGCTGCGGCTTAACGGGACCCGATCAAACAAGACAGCCAGCTGTGTTGAGGTTTGCCGGCCAATACCCGGTATGCTCTCAAGACGTCGGGCCTCGGCTTTCAGTGCAGGCTGCAAAGTTAATAAGTCATCCAGTTGCTGATCGATATGCTTGAGCAATCCGTCCAAGGCGGCCACGGTATCAATGAGTGGCGCTTCAAGTTCCTTCACGCTTCGCAAGGCTTTTTGCAGGGCTTGACGATGCTTGACGACCGTCGCACGGCGCCGTTGCAGTAAAGCCACTTGGTGCTGCATCGCCGAAGCAGGTTGATAGGGACGTAAATGACCCCGTTCAGCGGTGATAAATCGCCGGATCATTTGGGCGTCCACTCGATCCGTCTTGCCCCGTCTGCCCAAACCCAGGGCATAATGGCGCATATCCCGTGGGTTCAGCACATAGACGACCATGCCCATCAATACCGCTTGCTCTGCCATGAGTTGATGATAATCGCTGGTGGCTTCCAGGCCAATATAACTCCCGGTCGGTAACGTCTTCAGCCAGGCATCGATGGCCTCTGCCGTATTGGCAAGCGTCAACAAACCCTGCTCTGAATCTATCACCAGTTCATCTTTTGCTACATCGATACCGATCAACATTTCGCTTGTCATACGTCCTCCACCTGTTGAAAAATAAGAGAGTCGGGGTGGTGCGTCTGCCGAGTAAGCTTGTGCACAAATCGGCGGTCTAACCGCTAGATTCTTCATCGACTCTGGAAGACGCGATGGGATGATTTCTCAGTGAGGTCTGTCTTAGCAGATGCTTGTCGATGTCCCTCCATCCCGACAACCAAAGTCTCCCCGATTCTCTTAACCTTTACCATACAAGCCTGTCGAAGTGATCGCCAAGCTCAGTGTTAACGGAATATCAATAATAAGTAGGTCAGGATTAGTTGCTACTTATCGGCACGTTGACAAAATAATATCGCGTCTCGCCAATCCAAACCTTTTCCTGTGGCATTTTGAAAGCAATCTACTGTGTTTTTGGCGTTATTGGTGCCGGCACAGAGGTTGATTATGTTTTGCCAATCCCAAGTTATCCCTTTACCCCAGTTCACCCGGCCGTCGAGCACACTTAGAAAGCAAGCGCCCGGCTCGGCTGGCTTGGTCGTTCCCGCACATAGTTGCTTGACGTTTTTTGGCTCCCAATTCATATTTTTATCGTCATTCCAAGGGATTTTGCCTTGCACCGAGTTAAAGCATTCCGATTCGTGATCGGATGCTTGAACGGTCAATGGATTAAAAAACAAAGCAATTGAGCCAATGGCAATCGAGATGCGGATAAAACGGTAAATAGTATTTGATATTTTCATGAGTAATTCCCTGCATTTTTTAATATTGATGTTAAATATAATTTATTAGCTAAAAACTATATTTTTGGCTCGCTAATAAAATACTCGATAGCTAGAGTATTTGGTTACCAGCTTACGCAGACTCACTATTCCATGAAAAATATGTTTGTCGAATATTTACAAATCCACCTTCAGCCTATTAAAAAATTTAATAAAAATAATAAGCAAAATAATACCCAAGTCAATTAAATACTCGATTAATAATAACCAGGGCTTACAAACCGTTTTGCGTCAGTGCATTGGCCTGCCAATACCGGGATAAATCATTGTTTGAAAACCTGTCTATGGAAAACTCTTCAATATCAATGGCATTTGAAATCACACTGCCTTCAGTAATTAAGTCAGCAATTATCTCTCCGAAAATTGGCGCATATTTCAATGCCTGACCGGCGCCCAAACAGTGGTACAAATTAGTAAACTGGGTATCTGCACCGAGGATAAATTTCAAATCAGGCGTAATATCGAAAAACGAATGATAGCCGCCGGCATAAACCGGTTTTCCGATTTTCGGGAAACGATTAATTACCTTGCCTAGATAATTATCCAGCTGTTGCTGGGTAACATTGAAACTCAGCGCGTCGTAAATGACGTTGGCGCCCTCCGGATTCATCGCGGTTCGGCTAAATGAGCGGGCAATATCCTTGGCGTTACGGCTGCGAGGTTGATGCATATGTAAAATGCTGCCGCGCCAGCGACGAAAATAGGCTTGATTCACGTAATCGGCAATGATGGGCATGCCCTCGGGAATGTCATGGACGCTTACTAGAAAGTTGGCTGCATACACGGGTTCCAATGCCACCGGGATGTTCAAGCCGATACCGGCAAATAAATCCGCGCTCCACGCACCGGCGGCATTGATCACATGTTCGGCAAAAATTTTGCCCTGACTGGTATGCAGGGCAGTGATACCTTGCCCGGCATGTTCAAAATCGATCACATCGCAATGCTCCAGCACGTCAACGCGAGTCTTTTTGGCCGCTGTTTGCATGGCGTTTAAGATCTGCGGCGAATCCAGCTGCAATACGTCCGGTTCGTAGTAGTAAATTTCGTCCGGCACGGTTTTAAGGGCTTGGCGGCTCAGTTCCAACACGTCGCGATGGGCAAGCATCGCAAAGTCTATGCCTTCCTGTTGCAGCATGTGCTCCAGCGCAGTCCAACTTTCAGCGCGGCTGTCGGCGGCATTTTCCGCAATCCAGATAGCGCCCGATTGCTCGTAGGGGATGTTGACACCCCAGAGGGGTTTGAGATTTTTCCAATATTGGGTTGCCATTTTGGCCATCCTGGCCGCCATCGGCGAGGCGTTGGCGGACCGGACGATGGCGCTATGCCGGGAGCTAAGTCCGGCACCCAGGACTTTTTTTTCGATAATCGCGACTTTACCGCTTTTATTGCCCAGCCGGCGTTGCACCGAAAAAGCGCATGCCGCGCCGAGACAGCCTCCGCCAATCACCACGGTATGATAGTGCCTATTCATCAAATCTCCGTGCAGCCTGGCGCTGCAAATCAGTTTTCCAGCGGCTATCAAGTCTTGATAGCCGAGATTCCCCCATCGACATGCATGACTTGCCCGGTAATCCAGGCGGCATTTTCGGATAATAAAAACAAAGCCATCTGCGCAATATCCTTCGCTTCGCCCAAGCGCTTAAGCGGATGCCGCGCGGCAGCAGCCTGTTTTTTGCTATCTTCGCGCAGCAAACTTTCCGCCAACGGTGTGTCGGTCAATGACGGCGCAATTGCGTTTACTCGGATTTTCGGCGCCCATTCCGCCGCCAAGGCACGGGTCAGGCCTTCTATCGCTCCCTTGGAAGCAGAAACCGTGGCATGGTAAGGAAAACCGGTTTGCACTGCCACGGTGCTGAACAGCACGACCGAAGCCCCCTCTGCCGCTTGCAGATTACGTTGGTAGTGCTGCAAACAGCGCACGGCGCCGATTAAGTTCAATTCCAAATCCGCGCTGAACTCCTCGGGCTTGATCCTGGCGAACGGTTTTAAGTTGATGCTGCCGGGGCAATAGACCAAACCATGCAAGGGTTCATCGATGACGGGCAATGAGTCGCTTAACACGTCACAACTAAAATGTCTGAATACGTTTGCCACCACAGCAGAGCGGCTCAAGGAATACACCTGACATTGTGGCTGAGCCAAACCGGCCAGCGCGCCGCCAATTCCGCTACTGGCTCCTACAATCAAAACATTACGCATGTTGTGCCTCTGTCAGCCCGTGAATCCAAACAAAATCGGTATTTTGCGGTGGGGGTGCTAATGATTTCTTCTTGTATGCGCCGTAACAGACTGAGTTTTGCACCACTAGCCCCCCGTGTCCTCAAGGCTACCTTGCGGATGCGGTTAGTCAATGCGCTGCGCACTGCGAAGCTGGGCGGGATAAACTATTGTTTTTAGTTACGAGATTTGCGAATGAATCTAAGCCGTTTGGGTATTAGCTGCGGCATCGCGGCTCCGGTAATCTGGCTGTCGCTGATTGGTCTGGCCGGCACCATGCGCCCGGAGTTCAGCCACAGCTACCAGTACATCAGCGAGTTGGGCGAACGCGGCAGCGTCACGGAAGTTCCGATGCGCTACATTGGCTTCGGGTTCGCCGGCTTTTTGTATGTGAGTTTTGCCGCTGCGGTCCCTGCAACTCTGCGCGAAGGTTGGCGTGCGGCGCTGCTGGCCACGCTGATCGGTCTGGACGGAATAGGGCGTATTGGAGCCGGCGTATTCGCCTGCGACCCAGGCTGTGATGGCTTGTCGTCCAGTCAAGAATTACATCGGCTATTTGCCATGACCGGGTTTTCCGCGGCTATTCTGGCGGCACTGGCTTGCGGCATGCTGTTCCGGCGCCATGCTTGGCTGAGCATTCTTAGTGTTTACTCGATAGGCAGCGGTCTTTTGGCGGCAACTTTGCTGCTGCTGATGACTTGGGAAGCCAATCCCATCCAAACTCTCGGTCTGTTCGAACACTTGGCAACCGGCTTGCTCTCCATCTGGACGCTGGTGTTTGCCGTGTGTTTATTCCGCTCATCTGCTTTGTCGGATGAATAGCGCCGCAACTCCAAACGGCAATTGGTAAGGCTTAGCCGCTTATTTGCGACAAACAACATCGGGGCGATCGATAGGCTAGGAACGCTTGCGCCAGACGATAATGCCGGTGGCCAGCGAGATTTCCCTTAGAAAACACAGCAAACCGCCAATTAACGCCAACATCGCCGCGATAAACAATAAGGAAACCGCATCGGACAAATCGATGGCAAACTCCACGCCTACGAACATAGCGACGATGGACATACAAACCAGTAAGGCGCAAGTGGTACACAAGGTAATGGACCAATGAGTCCAATGCGCTCGCCGCGCAAGCGTCCGCATCTCGACATGGTGCGCTTCGGCTTCGACGCCTTTTAGCTCGCCTAGTAAGCGAAACCGGTCCACAGTTCGGCCCAGGCGGCTGGTCAGCACCCCGAGAATGCCGGCCACACCCGTCAACAGAAACACTGGAGCGACTGCCTGTTGAATCACATGAGCAACGGTTGGTATGTTGGCTATGACATCCATAATGATGATCCGCAAAGTTAAGAATTTAAAAAATACCCTATCCTCTAGGACATGCGAAACGGCAAATTTGTCGATTATCGAATAATTTAAACAGGCGTGTTGCATTTAAACGGTGTCCGGTTACAGTGGCCGATCCGATAAATTCGACCGCCAATCTCACGGAGTACCGCGTGTTTACCGTCAAATCATGCAAATTTGCCCTGAAAGGGCTTATCCTCAGCCAGCTGCTTTTCACGCCGACCCTGGCCGCTCCCGTCTCACCTATGTACCGGCCTTCCTCGGCGCTGACCGGTCATGATCTGGCGGTCATCGTCAACGACGCCGACCCGTTAAGTGTGGAAATTGCCGCTTATTACCAAAAACAGCGGCAAATTCCAGCCGAGCAGATGATACATGTGCGGTTTGCGCCGAAACAGGCGGTGTTGTCCAAACAACAATTCGAACAGGTTAAACAGGAAGTCGATCAAAAAACGCCGGCGCATGTACAGGCCTTTGCCTTGACCTGGCTACAACCGTTTCGCGTCGATTGCATGTCTATCACCACGGCCTTCGCGGCCGGTTTTAGCGAATCATTTTGCGCGAAAGGCTGCGTTCAAACCCATAGCAGCCCTTATTTCACCTCCGAAACCGATAAACCGTTTAAAACGCACGGCTGGCGGCCCACCATGGCCGTGGCGGGTAAAACCTTCGCGGAGGCGAAAAGACTGATCGATACCGGTGTTGCCTCGGATTATTCGCATCCGCGAGGCTCGGCATATCTGTTAAAAACCTCGGACCAGGCGCGTAGCTCCAGAGCGGTAATGTTTCCGAAAGTGGCCGAATCGTTAAGCAGTTTCTGGCCGGTGAATTATCTGGAGCAAG
This region includes:
- a CDS encoding DUF4240 domain-containing protein, producing the protein MDEMKFWTIIDSAHEQSNGDMDEKCELIRTALSNLPKDDARAFSAHFRAMMDRAYSWPLWGASYVINGGCGDDTFSDFRASLISRGRTAFARALADPDSLATEDFDEDAWFYEGYQYAVTDGVKAAVGSAISRESPHPDEPSGQAWDEDNVYELYPQLAEKFA
- a CDS encoding NAD(P)/FAD-dependent oxidoreductase; protein product: MNRHYHTVVIGGGCLGAACAFSVQRRLGNKSGKVAIIEKKVLGAGLSSRHSAIVRSANASPMAARMAKMATQYWKNLKPLWGVNIPYEQSGAIWIAENAADSRAESWTALEHMLQQEGIDFAMLAHRDVLELSRQALKTVPDEIYYYEPDVLQLDSPQILNAMQTAAKKTRVDVLEHCDVIDFEHAGQGITALHTSQGKIFAEHVINAAGAWSADLFAGIGLNIPVALEPVYAANFLVSVHDIPEGMPIIADYVNQAYFRRWRGSILHMHQPRSRNAKDIARSFSRTAMNPEGANVIYDALSFNVTQQQLDNYLGKVINRFPKIGKPVYAGGYHSFFDITPDLKFILGADTQFTNLYHCLGAGQALKYAPIFGEIIADLITEGSVISNAIDIEEFSIDRFSNNDLSRYWQANALTQNGL
- a CDS encoding DUF998 domain-containing protein produces the protein MNLSRLGISCGIAAPVIWLSLIGLAGTMRPEFSHSYQYISELGERGSVTEVPMRYIGFGFAGFLYVSFAAAVPATLREGWRAALLATLIGLDGIGRIGAGVFACDPGCDGLSSSQELHRLFAMTGFSAAILAALACGMLFRRHAWLSILSVYSIGSGLLAATLLLLMTWEANPIQTLGLFEHLATGLLSIWTLVFAVCLFRSSALSDE
- a CDS encoding SDR family NAD(P)-dependent oxidoreductase, whose protein sequence is MRNVLIVGASSGIGGALAGLAQPQCQVYSLSRSAVVANVFRHFSCDVLSDSLPVIDEPLHGLVYCPGSINLKPFARIKPEEFSADLELNLIGAVRCLQHYQRNLQAAEGASVVLFSTVAVQTGFPYHATVSASKGAIEGLTRALAAEWAPKIRVNAIAPSLTDTPLAESLLREDSKKQAAAARHPLKRLGEAKDIAQMALFLLSENAAWITGQVMHVDGGISAIKT
- a CDS encoding DUF2721 domain-containing protein — its product is MDVIANIPTVAHVIQQAVAPVFLLTGVAGILGVLTSRLGRTVDRFRLLGELKGVEAEAHHVEMRTLARRAHWTHWSITLCTTCALLVCMSIVAMFVGVEFAIDLSDAVSLLFIAAMLALIGGLLCFLREISLATGIIVWRKRS
- a CDS encoding alpha/beta fold hydrolase produces the protein MAFKGKHHDAEKIPNVALNRSAVICGFVFQFSVPCLVTSKLGVMDFAFLQRFRFLIFGFAIVCFAMLAGAVYQFQRTTADLAAFPPPGRMISVNGVNLHLFCMGSGFPTLTLEAGLGENSLSWHPVQSKLAQSMRVCSYDRPGLGWSDLINAPIHVEDVAKNLHTLLNNAGISPPYVLVGHSRGGIYVRAFYRQFPAETRGIVLVDSTHEQSPMHQYPYAVWDYWKQAMQIAIAEPLSRVGLVRLIGLADADRIPSPLPAEVLAAKTAVQNRSDTARAVVNEIAVMRLGLSPTTPPPTDLGNLPLLVLTAGNLVDQSLVEREAEKSGKNIETEKALARIQQTEQDDLARLSSNSRHIIIKHSGHFIMQDRAEEFVSAVSEFVKPIAVKLEGERPTMHSTELRNKGALSNQFKR
- a CDS encoding GFA family protein, translated to MTLFRGGCLCGAVRYETTADPLNQRVCHCRACQKVIGAAFNARVLMRIEHVALSGPISTFHSSETLERGFCSYCGSSIFSRRVSAGVIGLTAGSLDEPSLFKPDMHFWVASKQPWLKITDNLPQYPEGPPSLGYKP
- a CDS encoding IS110 family transposase, whose product is MTSEMLIGIDVAKDELVIDSEQGLLTLANTAEAIDAWLKTLPTGSYIGLEATSDYHQLMAEQAVLMGMVVYVLNPRDMRHYALGLGRRGKTDRVDAQMIRRFITAERGHLRPYQPASAMQHQVALLQRRRATVVKHRQALQKALRSVKELEAPLIDTVAALDGLLKHIDQQLDDLLTLQPALKAEARRLESIPGIGRQTSTQLAVLFDRVPLSRSDAVVAFVGLDPRACDSGQKRGRRRVSKRGPGELRRLLYNCAQAAAKTAVWKPYYQELRAREFSATQALVIIARKLLRIAFSLWQQADARFDAQKIACLNNAA
- a CDS encoding TIGR03790 family protein, which codes for MFTVKSCKFALKGLILSQLLFTPTLAAPVSPMYRPSSALTGHDLAVIVNDADPLSVEIAAYYQKQRQIPAEQMIHVRFAPKQAVLSKQQFEQVKQEVDQKTPAHVQAFALTWLQPFRVDCMSITTAFAAGFSESFCAKGCVQTHSSPYFTSETDKPFKTHGWRPTMAVAGKTFAEAKRLIDTGVASDYSHPRGSAYLLKTSDQARSSRAVMFPKVAESLSSFWPVNYLEQDYIEGRQDVMFYFTGLTKVPHLADNRYLPGAVADHLTSAGGVMSGSDQMNITEWLSAGATASYGAVVEPCNFPAKFPNPGVLMYFYLRGSSLIEAYWKSVAQPGQGIFVGEPLAKPFAYQAHQTPAN
- a CDS encoding DUF6928 family protein, which encodes MGAKTWMLVLANANAREALAAKPTLDWEATQKLASTLFPGEKLEQIGDGDLSYTCPPDDEVHIGCFPGVSVVAAKEFGIDYPSKLPQRFIDAGENGIATLHAMHSVVDWFAYATWANGKLVRSLSLAPDSGIMEDIGQRLPFEEPFWSGNHPAVDDDEAAAYPLPFHPLDLGEATLKDQFGYQLEGYIDASLLEPESVPLVRYKRYRSPWWKFW